One segment of Panthera uncia isolate 11264 chromosome A3 unlocalized genomic scaffold, Puncia_PCG_1.0 HiC_scaffold_12, whole genome shotgun sequence DNA contains the following:
- the KHK gene encoding ketohexokinase isoform X1 has translation MEDKQILCVGLVVLDIINVVDKYPEEDTDSRCLSQRWQRGGNASNSCTVLSLLGAPCAFMGSLAPGHVADFVLDDLRRYSVDLRYTVFQTTGSVPISTVIINEASGSRTILHAYRNLPDVSAADFDKVDLTRFKWIHIEGRNASEQVQMLQRIEQHNARQPPGQKIRVSVEVEKPREELFQLFGYGDVVFVSKDVARHLGFRSAVEALRGLYGRVRKGAMLVCAWAEEGADALGPDGQLLHSDAFPPPRVVDTLGAGDTFNASVIFSLSQGKSMQEALRFGCQVAGKKCGLQGFDGIV, from the exons ATGGAAGACAAGCAGATCCTGTGCGTGGGGCTAGTGGTGCTGGACATCATCAATGTAGTGGACAAGTACCCGGAGGAGGACACGGACAGCAG GTGCTTGTCCCAGAGATGGCAGCGTGGAGGCAACGCATCTAATTCCTGCACTGTCCTCTCCCTGCTTGGAGCCCCCTGTGCCTTCATGGGCTCGCTGGCCCCGGGCCATGTTGCCGA TTTTGTCCTGGATGACCTCCGCCGCTATTCTGTGGACCTACGCTACACAGTCTTTCAGACCACGGGCTCTGTCCCCATCTCCACAGTCATCATCAACGAGGCCAGTGGTAGCCGCACCATCCTCCATGCCTACAG GAACCTGCCAGATGTGTCTGCTGCGGACTTTGACAAAGTTGATCTGACCCGGTTCAAGTGGATCCACATCGAG ggccGGAATGCATCGGAACAGGTGCAGATGCTGCAGCGCATAGAACAGCACAATGCCAGGCAGCCTCCAGGTCAAAAGATCCGAGTGTCCGTGGAAGTGGAGAAGCCCCGAGAGGAGCTGTTCCAGCTGTTTGGCTATGGAGACGTG GTGTTTGTCAGCAAAGATGTGGCCAGGCACTTGGGGTTCCGGTCAGCAGTGGAGGCCCTGAGGGGCTTGTATGGTCGTGTGAGGAaagg GGCTATGCTAGTCTGCGCCTGGGCTGAGGAGGGCGCTGATGCCCTGGGCCCTGACGGACAGCTGCTTCACTCGGATGCTTTTCCTCCACCCCGGGTGGTGGATACTCTGGGGGCCGGAGACACCTTCAACGCCTCAGTCATATTCAGCCTGTCCCAGG GGAAGAGTATGCAGGAGGCTTTGAGATTTGGCTGCCAGGTGGCCGGCAAGAAGTGTGGCCTGCAGGGCTTTGATGGCATTGTGTGA
- the EMILIN1 gene encoding EMILIN-1: MAPSTLWSCYLCCLLTTAVGAASYPPRGYSLYTGGGGALSPGEPQAQSAPRPASRHRNWCAYVVTRTVSCVLEDGVETFIKPDYQPCGWGQPQCPRSIMYRSFLRPRYRVAYKTVTDMEWRCCQGYGGDDCAEGPAPALGPAPTTPRPRPRPARPNLSGSSAGSHLSGLGGEGPGESEKVQQLEEQVQSLTKELQGLRGVLQGLSGRLAEDVQRAVETAFNGRQQPADAAARPGVQETLTEIQQQLQLLDNRVSTHDQELGHLNNHHGGGGGGGGGRAPAPAPAPPGHSEELPRELERRLQESCSVCLAGLDDFRRQRQEDRERLRVLEKRLTLVEERQRQLPRQAAGRRPLQECCPPELGRRLAELERRLDVVAGSVTVLSGRRGTELGGAAGQGGHPPGYTSLASRLSRLEDQFNSTLGPSQEQEEGWPGRPGGLGHWLPAARGRLEKLEGLLANVSGELGGRLDLLEEQVAGAVQACGQLCSGAPGEQDTQVSEILSALERRVLDSEGQLRLVGSGLHEVGAAGEARQAALEELQGVVGQLQGRVDALDETTAEFALQLNLTAARLGQLEGLLQARGDEGCGACGGVQEELGRLRDGVERCSCPLLPPRGPGAGPGVGGPSRGPLDGFSVFGGSSGSALQALQGELSEVILTFSSLNDSLHELQTTVEGQGADLADLGATKDRIISEINRLQQEATEHATESEERFRGLEEGQAQAGQCPSLEGRLGRLEGVCERLDTVAGGLQGLREGLSRHVAGLWAGLRETNSTSQTQAALLEKLLGGQAGLGRRLGALNSSLLLLEDRLHQLSLKDLTGPAGEAGPPGPPGIQGPPGPAGPPGPPGKDGQKGPIGPPGPQGEQGVEGAPAAPVPLVAFSAALSLPRSEPGTVPFDRVLLNDGGYYDPETGVFTAPLTGRYFLSAVLTGHRHEKVEAVLSRSNLGVARIDSGGYEPEGLENKPVAESQPSPGALGVFSLILPLQAGDTVCIDLVMGQLAHSEEPLTIFSGALLYEDLEPKQV, from the exons ATGGCCCCCAGCACCCTCTGGAGCTGCTACCTCTGCTGCCTGCTGACCACAGCCGTGGGGGCAGCTAGCTACCCTCCTCGTGGTTATAGCCTCTACACAGGGGGCGGCGGGGCCCTCAGCCCTGGTGAACCCCAGGCCCAGAGCGCTCCCCGGCCTGCCAGCCGCCACAG GAACTGGTGTGCCTATGTGGTGACCCGGACAGTGAGCTGTGTCCTTGAGGATGGAGTGGAGACTTTCATCAAGCCCGACTACCAGCCCTGTGGCTGGGGCCAGCCCCAGTGTCCCCGCAGCATCAT gtACCGCAGCTTCCTCCGTCCTCGCTACCGAGTGGCCTACAAGACAGTGACAGATATGGAGTGGAGGTGCTGTCAGGGGTATGGGGGCGATGACTGTGCTGAGGGTCCTGCCCCAGCGCTGGGTCCTGCACCTACCACACCacgcccccggccccggcccgccCGCCCCAACCTCTCCGGCTCCAGTGCAGGAAGCCACCTGAGTGGACTAGGTGGGGAAG GTCCTGGGGAGTCAGAGAAGGTACAGCAGCTGGAGGAgcaggtgcagagcctgacaaaggaGCTGCAGGGCCTCCGCGGTGTCCTGCAGGGACTGAGCGGGCGCCTGGCGGAAGACGTCCAGAGGGCCGTGGAGACGGCCTTTAACGGGAGGCAGCAGCCAGCGGACGCAGCTGCCCGCCCTGGCGTGCAGGAGACCCTCACTGAGATCCAACAGCAGCTGCAGCTCCTGGACAACCGCGTCTCCACCCATGACCAGGAGCTGGGCCATCTCAACAACCAtcacggcggcggcggcggtggcggcggtggcagggccccggccccagccccggcccctcccGGCCACAGTGAGGAGCTGCCGCGGGAGCTGGAGCGGCGGCTGCAGGAGTCCTGCTCCGTGTGCCTGGCGGGGCTGGATGACTTCCGCCGGCAGCGGCAGGAGGACAGAGAGCGGCTGCGAGTGCTGGAGAAGCGACTGACCTTGGTGGAGGAGCGGCAGCGGCAGCTCCCCCGGCAGGCCGCGGGCCGCAGGCCCCTTCAGGAGTGCTGCCCTCCGGAGCTGGGCCGGCGGCTGGCAGAGCTGGAGCGGAGGCTGGATGTAGTGGCCGGCTCGGTGACAGTGTTGAGTGGGCGGCGAGGCACCGAGCTGGGAGGAGCGGCTGGGCAGGGGGGGCACCCCCCGGGCTACACCAGCTTAGCATCCCGCCTCTCTCGCCTGGAGGACCAGTTCAACTCCACTCTGGGTCCCTcacaggagcaggaggagggctgGCCCGGGCGCCCTGGGGGCCTGGGCCACTGGCTGCCTGCCGCCCGGGGCCGACTGGAGAAGCTGGAGGGACTGTTGGCCAACGTGAGCGGAGAGCTGGGTGGGCGGCTGGATCTGCTGGAAGAGCAGGTGGCAGGGGCTGTGCAGGCGTGTGGGCAGCTCTGCTCCGGGGCCCCGGGGGAGCAGGACACCCAGGTGAGCGAGATCCTCAGTGCCTTGGAGCGCAGGGTGCTAGACAGCGAGGGGCAGCTGCGTCTGGTGGGCTCAGGCCTGCACGAAGTGGGAGCAGCCGGGGAGGCCCGGCAGGCTGCACTGGAGGAGCTGCAAGGGGTCGTGGGCCAGCTCCAGGGGCGTGTTGACGCGCTGGACGAGACGACGGCGGAGTTCGCGCTGCAGCTGAACCTCACGGCGGCACGGCTGGGCCAACTGGAGGGTCTCCTGCAGGCCCGTGGGGATGAGGGCTGTGGGGCCTGTGGTGGTGTCCAAGAGGAGCTGGGCCGCCTTCGGGACGGTGTGGAGCGCTGCTCCTGCCCCCTGTTACCCCCACGGGGCCCCGGGGCCGGCCCCGGGGTTGGGGGACCAAGCCGAGGGCCTCTGGACGGCTTCAGTGTGTTTGGGGGGAGCTCAGGCTCAGCCCTACAGGCCCTGCAAGGAGAGCTGTCCGAGGTTATTCTCACCTTCAGTTCTCTCAATGACTCACTGCACGAGCTCCAGACCACCGTGGAAGGGCAGGGTGCCGATCTGGCTGACTTGGGAGCCACCAAGGACCGTATCATCTCTGAGATTAACAGGCTGCAACAGGAGGCCACGGAGCATGCTACAGAGAGTGAGGAGCGCTTCCGAGGCCTGGAAGAGGGACAGGCCCAGGCTGGCCAGTGCCCCAGCCTAGAGGGGCGATTGGGCCGTCTTGAAGGAGTCTGTGAGCGGCTAGACACTGTGGCGGGGGGACTGCAGGGCCTGCGTGAAGGCCTTTCCCGACACgtggctgggctctgggctgggctaCGGGAGACCAACAGCACCAGCCAGACGCAGGCAGCCTTGCTGGAGAAGCTGCTTGGGGGGCAGGCGGGCCTGGGCAGGCGGCTCGGTGCCCTTAACagctccctgctgctgctggaggaCAGGCTTCACCAGCTCAGTCTGAAGGACCTCACTG GGCCCGCAGGTGAGGCTGGGCCCCCAGGGCCTCCCGGGATACAAGGACCCCCAGGCCCTGCTGGACCTCCAGGACCTCCAGGCAAGGATGGACAAAAGGGACCCATTGGGCCACCAG GTCCCCAAGGAGAGCAGG GAGTGGAGGGGGCACCAGCAGCCCCTGTGCCCCTGGTGGCCTTTTCAGCTGCCCTGAGTTTGCCACGGTCTGAACCAGGCACAGTGCCCTTCGACAGAGTCCTGCTCAACGATGGGGGCTATTACGATCCAGAGACTG GCGTGTTCACAGCACCACTGACCGGGCGCTACTTTCTGAGCGCGGTGCTGACTGGGCACCGGCATGAGAAAGTGGAGGCCGTGCTGTCCCGCTCCAACCTGGGCGTGGCCCGCATAGACTCCGGTGGCTACGAGCCTGAAGGCCTGGAGAATAAGCCAGTAGCCGAGAGCCAGCCCAGCCCCGGCGCCCTGGGGGTCTTCAGCCTCATCCTGCCGCTGCAGGCTGGAGACACGGTCTGCATCGACCTGGTCATGGGGCAGCTGGCGCACTCAGAGGAGCCGCTCACCATCTTCAGCGGAGCCCTGCTCTACGAGGACCTGGAGCCCAAACAGGTGTAG
- the KHK gene encoding ketohexokinase isoform X2 produces MEDKQILCVGLVVLDIINVVDKYPEEDTDSRCLSQRWQRGGNASNSCTVLSLLGAPCAFMGSLAPGHVADFLVADFRQRGVDVSQVAWQGRGETPCSCCIVNNCNGSRTIVLYDTNLPDVSAADFDKVDLTRFKWIHIEGRNASEQVQMLQRIEQHNARQPPGQKIRVSVEVEKPREELFQLFGYGDVVFVSKDVARHLGFRSAVEALRGLYGRVRKGAMLVCAWAEEGADALGPDGQLLHSDAFPPPRVVDTLGAGDTFNASVIFSLSQGKSMQEALRFGCQVAGKKCGLQGFDGIV; encoded by the exons ATGGAAGACAAGCAGATCCTGTGCGTGGGGCTAGTGGTGCTGGACATCATCAATGTAGTGGACAAGTACCCGGAGGAGGACACGGACAGCAG GTGCTTGTCCCAGAGATGGCAGCGTGGAGGCAACGCATCTAATTCCTGCACTGTCCTCTCCCTGCTTGGAGCCCCCTGTGCCTTCATGGGCTCGCTGGCCCCGGGCCATGTTGCCGA CTTCCTGGTGGCCGACTTCAGGCAGCGGGGCGTGGATGTGTCTCAGGTGGCCtggcagggcagaggggaaaCCCCATGCTCTTGCTGCATCGTCAACAACTGCAATGGCTCCCGCACCATTGTGCTCTACGACAC GAACCTGCCAGATGTGTCTGCTGCGGACTTTGACAAAGTTGATCTGACCCGGTTCAAGTGGATCCACATCGAG ggccGGAATGCATCGGAACAGGTGCAGATGCTGCAGCGCATAGAACAGCACAATGCCAGGCAGCCTCCAGGTCAAAAGATCCGAGTGTCCGTGGAAGTGGAGAAGCCCCGAGAGGAGCTGTTCCAGCTGTTTGGCTATGGAGACGTG GTGTTTGTCAGCAAAGATGTGGCCAGGCACTTGGGGTTCCGGTCAGCAGTGGAGGCCCTGAGGGGCTTGTATGGTCGTGTGAGGAaagg GGCTATGCTAGTCTGCGCCTGGGCTGAGGAGGGCGCTGATGCCCTGGGCCCTGACGGACAGCTGCTTCACTCGGATGCTTTTCCTCCACCCCGGGTGGTGGATACTCTGGGGGCCGGAGACACCTTCAACGCCTCAGTCATATTCAGCCTGTCCCAGG GGAAGAGTATGCAGGAGGCTTTGAGATTTGGCTGCCAGGTGGCCGGCAAGAAGTGTGGCCTGCAGGGCTTTGATGGCATTGTGTGA